One region of Pyramidobacter sp. YE332 genomic DNA includes:
- a CDS encoding flagellar assembly protein FliH, with protein sequence MKDKRELSKDELELLRDEALPPAEDEEIIEDDDWAEFRKMSPEEQKWALIQLQLDQEQKYIESIFTPE encoded by the coding sequence ATGAAGGACAAACGAGAGCTTTCCAAGGACGAGCTGGAGCTGCTCCGCGACGAAGCGCTGCCTCCGGCGGAAGACGAAGAGATCATCGAGGACGACGATTGGGCGGAGTTCCGCAAGATGAGCCCCGAAGAGCAGAAGTGGGCTCTGATTCAGCTTCAGCTCGATCAGGAACAGAAATACATCGAGAGTATTTTCACTCCCGAATAG
- a CDS encoding diacylglycerol kinase, with product MRHFFKALAYSWSGFLVLLKEAAFRQELVMLLAALSVVCWRRGLSALGAALPWGLLVLVAEALNTGIEKTVDLCTPERHPLAKAAKDAASFACGTAILAFALVCARELFL from the coding sequence ATGAGACATTTTTTCAAAGCGCTGGCGTATTCCTGGAGCGGCTTTCTCGTGCTGCTCAAGGAAGCCGCGTTCCGTCAGGAGCTGGTCATGCTGCTTGCCGCGCTGTCGGTCGTGTGCTGGCGGCGCGGCCTTTCCGCCCTCGGCGCCGCGCTGCCCTGGGGGCTGCTGGTGCTGGTCGCGGAAGCGCTCAACACCGGCATCGAAAAGACGGTGGATCTCTGCACGCCGGAACGGCATCCGTTGGCCAAAGCCGCCAAGGACGCGGCCAGTTTCGCCTGCGGCACGGCGATCCTGGCGTTCGCGCTGGTCTGCGCGCGGGAACTTTTCCTTTAG
- a CDS encoding BMP family ABC transporter substrate-binding protein: MRFLRVLLLLAVWSVSAAPLQARRPLPIGVVFSCGPEDSMFRSSLSGIKRARSELDVKITSYLCNYNSAEYESTVAEAARRNRLVLAVGSPLAEAVDRAARAHESADFVLFDAKSVNPGVSSVLFHQSEASYLAGVLAVRLAARRNSRKIGIILGERGEKTPAMLDFLLGFEQGAKDADGRTTLLKRSVQSWNSPQKAKAIARAMHDEGAQVIFQAAGLSGNGVVEAAIEEGFYVIGVDEPQERLAPGVVLTAVLKRFDLALFDVISARVGGHLRRGATLHYRLWNRGVELSWTSNALIPDELRRELEGLSYRIVDRAIRVASCYNDDGTFKATLKPLPPEFSASGSGKK, encoded by the coding sequence ATGCGTTTCCTTCGCGTTTTACTGCTGCTGGCCGTATGGTCAGTGAGCGCCGCGCCGCTTCAGGCGCGCCGCCCTCTGCCGATCGGAGTCGTTTTTTCCTGCGGTCCCGAGGACTCGATGTTCCGTTCGTCGTTGAGCGGTATCAAGCGCGCCCGATCGGAACTGGACGTTAAGATCACCAGCTATCTCTGCAACTACAACAGCGCCGAATACGAGTCGACTGTCGCGGAGGCCGCCCGGCGGAACCGGCTGGTGCTCGCCGTCGGCAGTCCTCTCGCCGAAGCGGTCGACAGGGCGGCCCGCGCGCACGAAAGCGCCGATTTCGTGCTGTTCGACGCGAAATCCGTCAATCCCGGGGTCTCGTCGGTGCTGTTCCACCAGAGCGAAGCCAGTTATCTGGCCGGCGTGCTGGCCGTCCGTCTGGCGGCGCGCCGAAATTCCCGGAAGATCGGCATCATCCTCGGCGAGCGCGGCGAAAAAACGCCGGCGATGCTGGATTTTCTGCTCGGCTTTGAGCAGGGGGCCAAGGACGCCGACGGACGGACGACGCTGCTGAAACGGAGCGTCCAGTCCTGGAACTCCCCTCAAAAAGCGAAGGCCATTGCCCGCGCCATGCATGACGAGGGCGCACAGGTGATCTTCCAGGCGGCGGGGTTGTCGGGGAACGGCGTCGTCGAAGCCGCCATCGAAGAGGGTTTCTACGTGATCGGCGTGGACGAACCGCAGGAGCGCCTTGCTCCCGGCGTCGTGCTCACGGCGGTGTTGAAGCGCTTCGACCTGGCCCTCTTCGACGTGATCAGCGCCCGCGTGGGCGGTCATCTCCGGCGCGGCGCCACGCTTCATTATCGGCTGTGGAACCGCGGCGTCGAACTTTCGTGGACTTCCAACGCGCTGATCCCCGACGAACTGCGCCGCGAGCTCGAAGGGCTCTCCTACCGCATCGTTGACCGCGCGATCCGCGTCGCCAGCTGTTATAACGACGACGGCACCTTCAAGGCGACGCTGAAACCGCTGCCGCCGGAGTTTTCCGCCTCGGGATCGGGGAAAAAATAA